In Azospirillum baldaniorum, one DNA window encodes the following:
- a CDS encoding type II toxin-antitoxin system RelE/ParE family toxin, with translation MVAYRVTDAAKRDFGMVLRETRERFGAQQRDIYKALIAKAVEMVAANPARGGSWDRGRIVPGLRAFHLDHAAGRHGAAAHTLYYAMDQQAGEPPVVVILRLLHERMEPDRRIPQG, from the coding sequence GTGGTCGCCTACCGCGTCACCGATGCGGCGAAGCGGGACTTCGGAATGGTCCTGCGGGAAACCAGGGAACGGTTCGGCGCGCAGCAGAGGGATATTTACAAGGCCTTGATCGCCAAGGCGGTCGAGATGGTTGCCGCAAACCCTGCCAGGGGCGGCTCCTGGGACCGTGGGCGCATTGTGCCGGGCCTGCGCGCCTTCCACCTGGACCATGCCGCCGGCCGGCACGGCGCTGCGGCCCACACGCTTTATTACGCCATGGATCAGCAGGCCGGCGAGCCGCCGGTCGTCGTGATTCTTCGCCTATTGCATGAAAGGATGGAACCGGACCGCCGCATCCCGCAAGGATGA
- a CDS encoding NAD(P)H-hydrate dehydratase, whose translation MNDFPMNDSIPVTRDLLRSMPLPHPGDSADKDGRGRVLVIGGSVEVPGAVLLAGTAALRAGAGKLQMATCRSVAPHLGLAVPEALVLGLHETAEGGIAPDCVDTLCERAARCTAVLIGPGMMDKLAVADLTGALIAGLDGEGGPVLVIDAEALMGLDNANEALCRRGGRTIITPHAGEMAGLSGVSREEVEADPPTAARRVADLHKVIVVLKGACTHIATPDGRIWAYDGGNVGLATSGSGDTLAGVIAGLAARGADPAQAAIWGVHLHGEAGNRLARRGPLGFLARELLAQVPEIMAELSA comes from the coding sequence ATGAACGATTTTCCGATGAACGACTCGATCCCGGTCACCCGTGACCTGCTGCGGTCCATGCCGCTGCCCCACCCCGGCGACAGCGCCGACAAGGACGGGCGGGGCCGGGTGCTGGTCATCGGCGGCAGCGTGGAGGTGCCGGGTGCCGTATTGCTGGCCGGGACGGCGGCGCTGCGCGCCGGGGCGGGCAAGCTCCAGATGGCGACCTGCCGCAGCGTGGCCCCGCATCTCGGGCTGGCCGTGCCGGAGGCGCTGGTGCTCGGCCTGCACGAGACGGCGGAGGGCGGCATCGCCCCCGACTGCGTGGACACGCTGTGCGAGCGGGCGGCCCGCTGCACCGCGGTGCTGATCGGTCCCGGCATGATGGACAAGCTTGCGGTCGCCGACCTGACCGGCGCGCTGATCGCCGGGCTGGACGGGGAGGGCGGACCCGTTCTGGTCATCGACGCCGAAGCGCTGATGGGCCTGGACAACGCCAACGAAGCGCTGTGCCGTCGGGGCGGGCGGACGATCATCACGCCGCACGCCGGCGAGATGGCCGGCCTGTCCGGAGTCAGCCGGGAGGAGGTGGAGGCCGACCCACCCACGGCCGCCCGCCGCGTTGCGGACCTTCACAAAGTGATCGTCGTGCTGAAAGGGGCCTGCACCCACATCGCCACGCCGGACGGCCGCATATGGGCCTATGACGGCGGCAATGTCGGGCTTGCCACCTCGGGGTCGGGCGACACGCTGGCGGGCGTCATCGCCGGGCTGGCCGCGCGGGGCGCCGACCCGGCCCAGGCGGCGATCTGGGGAGTCCATCTGCATGGCGAGGCCGGCAACCGCTTGGCCCGCCGCGGCCCGCTGGGTTTCCTGGCCCGCGAGCTGCTGGCCCAGGTGCCGGAGATCATGGCCGAACTGTCGGCCTGA
- a CDS encoding type II toxin-antitoxin system ParD family antitoxin → MPTMNISLPEALAAFVEKEVASGGYASQSEVVREALRLLHREKAVEFEKQEMLRRAILVGVDDWKAGRLDDRPIADILNDIED, encoded by the coding sequence ATGCCGACCATGAACATCAGCCTGCCCGAAGCGCTGGCCGCCTTCGTCGAGAAGGAGGTGGCAAGCGGTGGCTACGCATCGCAGAGCGAAGTCGTGCGCGAGGCGCTTCGCCTGCTCCATCGGGAAAAGGCGGTCGAGTTTGAGAAGCAGGAGATGCTCCGGCGCGCCATTCTGGTGGGGGTTGACGATTGGAAGGCTGGCCGTCTTGACGACCGCCCCATTGCCGACATCCTGAACGACATCGAGGATTGA
- a CDS encoding MFS transporter produces the protein MGSSTTATERDARLVNARDHRVNPGEIAIGVIIGRTSEFFDFFVYAIASVIVFPKLVFPYLDPLTGTLWSFAIFALAFVARPVGSMLFMAIDRAHGRGAKLTLSLFLLGTSTVAIAFLPSYEQIGAAAIWLLAAARIGQGLALGGAWDGLASLLALNAPESRRGWYAMIPQLGAPIGLIVASALFAYFAGNLSAEDFFSWGWRYPFFVAFAINVVALFARLRIVVTPEYTHLFESRELQPVPVTEMLRNEGMRVVLGAFAPLASFALFHMVTVFPLSWIFLYTQDTPADFLLIEVVGAFFGLGAIIASGWIADRIGRRTLLGSCAAAIAVFSGVAPLLLNGGPLGELVFMIVGFVILGLSFGQSSGVVTSGFTQRYRYTGAAITSDLAWLFGAGFAPLVALVLSANYGLFSAGAYLLSGAVCTLLALWLNKTLAK, from the coding sequence ATGGGATCATCGACCACGGCGACCGAACGGGATGCAAGATTGGTCAATGCCCGCGACCACCGGGTGAATCCCGGTGAAATCGCGATTGGCGTCATCATCGGACGGACGTCCGAATTCTTCGATTTTTTCGTTTATGCCATCGCTTCGGTGATCGTCTTCCCGAAGCTGGTCTTTCCCTATCTTGACCCACTCACCGGAACGTTGTGGTCCTTCGCGATTTTCGCGCTGGCCTTCGTCGCCCGCCCGGTGGGCAGCATGCTGTTCATGGCCATCGACCGCGCCCACGGACGCGGCGCCAAGCTGACCCTCTCCCTGTTCCTCCTGGGAACCTCGACGGTCGCCATCGCCTTCCTGCCGAGTTACGAGCAGATCGGCGCGGCGGCGATCTGGCTGCTGGCGGCGGCCCGCATCGGCCAGGGTCTGGCCCTGGGCGGCGCCTGGGACGGCCTCGCCTCGCTGCTGGCGCTGAACGCGCCGGAGAGCCGCCGCGGCTGGTACGCCATGATTCCGCAGCTCGGCGCCCCCATCGGGCTGATCGTGGCGAGCGCCCTCTTCGCCTATTTCGCCGGCAACCTGTCGGCGGAGGATTTCTTCAGCTGGGGCTGGCGCTACCCGTTCTTCGTGGCCTTCGCCATCAACGTGGTGGCGCTGTTCGCGCGGCTGCGCATCGTGGTGACGCCGGAATACACCCACCTGTTCGAAAGCCGCGAGCTTCAGCCGGTCCCGGTGACCGAGATGCTGCGCAACGAGGGCATGCGCGTCGTGCTGGGCGCCTTCGCCCCGCTGGCCAGCTTCGCGCTGTTCCACATGGTCACCGTCTTCCCGCTGTCCTGGATCTTCCTCTACACGCAGGACACGCCGGCGGACTTCCTGCTGATCGAGGTGGTCGGGGCCTTCTTCGGTCTGGGGGCCATCATCGCCTCCGGCTGGATCGCCGACCGCATCGGCCGCCGCACCCTGCTGGGGAGTTGCGCCGCGGCCATCGCCGTGTTCAGCGGCGTGGCGCCCCTGCTGCTGAACGGTGGGCCACTGGGCGAGCTGGTCTTCATGATCGTCGGCTTCGTGATCCTGGGCCTGTCCTTCGGCCAGTCGTCGGGCGTGGTCACGTCGGGCTTCACCCAACGCTACCGCTACACCGGCGCGGCCATCACCTCGGACCTCGCCTGGCTGTTCGGGGCGGGCTTCGCGCCGCTGGTGGCGCTGGTGCTGTCCGCCAACTACGGCCTGTTCTCGGCCGGCGCCTACCTGCTGTCGGGCGCGGTCTGCACGTTGCTGGCCCTGTGGCTCAACAAGACGCTGGCCAAGTGA